One stretch of Lachnospiraceae bacterium oral taxon 096 DNA includes these proteins:
- the gltB gene encoding glutamate synthase large subunit, which translates to MKCNRGLYRADFEHDNCGIGAVVNIKGNQTHALVDDALKIVENLEHRAGKDADEKTGDGVGILTQIPHNFLKKICKKEEIELGDARSYAVGMFFFPQNELQKRQSQKMFEVITKKAGLKFLGWRKVPVNQEVLGTKALKSMPDIYQGFVERPKKAKQDIDFDRILYVIRREFEQSSTHTYVLSLSCRTIVYKGMFLVGQLRTFFLDLQDKDYCSAIAMVHSRFSTNTNPSWERAHPNRMLVHNGEINTIKGNVDKMLAREETMSSVHFSDEEMTSVFPVVSSQGSDSAMLDNTLEFLVMSGMELPLAASILIPEPWAHNDTISQEVRDFYQYYATMMEPWDGPASILYSDGDVMGAILDRNGLRPSRYYLTNDDRLILSSEVGVLPIDECNIVRKERLHPGKILLVDTKKGRIFTDEELKERYATKEPYGEWLDMNLLTMDKIKMPNARIKNFEKEDFCRLLKSFGYNYEEYTEEIEAMARTGNELVGAMGIDTPLAVLSKEYQPLFSYFKQLFAQVTNPPIDSIREKIVTSMSVYLGTNGNLLSEQPENCHVLKLDSPILSDLDLLRIESIQAPGFQVARVPITYYKSTPMERVLEHLFVEVDKVYREGANILILSDRGVDENHVAIPSLLAVAAVHGHLVRTKKATAMSIILESGEPRVVHHFATLLGFGASAVNPYLAHAAIQKLCREDLLEKDYYAAVSDYDMAVSTGIVKIASKMGISTIQSYQGSKMFEAIGIDQKVIDQYFTGVVSPVGGVTLEDIERATDEQHSKAFDPLGLYVDLTIESKGMHKMRSGGEEHRYNPATIHLLQKSTRDGDYEEFKQYTQMVDREETGYLRSLMDFAYPEKGIKLDEVESVENIVKRFKTGAMSYGSISQEAHEAMAIAMNRLKGKSNSGEGGESDERLESAGTAHDRSSAIKQVASGRFGVTSRYLGSAKEIQIKLAQGAKPGEGGHLPAKKVYPWVAKTRHSTPGVSLISPPPHHDIYSIEDLAQLIYDLKNANKRARISVKLVSEAGVGTIAAGVAKAGAQVVLISGYDGGTGAAPLSSIHNAGLPWELGLAETHQTLIQNGLRKRVVIETDGKLMSGKDVAIAAILGAEEFGFATAPLVTLGCVMMRVCNLDTCPMGVATQNPELRKRFVGKPEYVENFMRFIAMELREYMAKLGVKTVDELVGRTDLLKKKEELSGVAKKIDLSKILYREENVTFDPSAQYDFKLEKTKDEAVLLKDKAVLEALEKGKKARISAHIGNTDRTFATLLGAQLTRLHHNGLEEDTITIDCQGAGGQSFGAFIPKGLTLDLVGDANDYLGKGLSGGKIIVKAPKDAGYNPHENIIVGNVALYGATSGETYIAGMAGERFCVRNSGAIAVVEGVGEHGCEYMTGGRAVILGTTGKNFAAGMSGGVAYVYDEDNKLYRNLNKGMVLMEKMENKTDREELRSILEKHLHYTGSKKAEQILANFEENLMKFKKIIPEDYKKLIGLTVMYEEQGMSREDAQIEAFYAATGNK; encoded by the coding sequence TTGAAGTGTAACAGAGGATTATATCGAGCTGATTTTGAACATGATAATTGTGGTATCGGTGCGGTAGTAAATATTAAGGGAAATCAGACACATGCTCTCGTTGATGATGCCCTAAAAATTGTGGAAAATCTCGAGCATAGAGCGGGAAAGGATGCGGATGAAAAAACAGGAGATGGTGTTGGAATTTTGACTCAAATTCCCCACAATTTTTTGAAGAAAATCTGCAAAAAAGAAGAAATTGAGCTTGGCGATGCGAGAAGCTATGCCGTTGGTATGTTCTTTTTTCCACAAAATGAGTTACAAAAGAGACAATCCCAAAAGATGTTTGAAGTCATTACAAAAAAGGCAGGACTAAAGTTTTTGGGCTGGAGAAAAGTACCAGTTAATCAAGAAGTCTTGGGAACCAAGGCATTAAAGAGTATGCCAGATATCTATCAGGGATTTGTAGAAAGACCAAAGAAGGCAAAACAAGATATTGATTTTGATCGCATACTTTATGTTATTCGACGAGAATTTGAGCAGAGCAGCACACACACCTATGTACTTTCCCTTTCTTGTAGAACCATTGTCTATAAGGGAATGTTTTTGGTTGGACAGCTGAGAACATTTTTCCTTGACCTGCAGGATAAGGACTATTGTTCAGCAATTGCTATGGTGCACTCAAGATTTTCAACGAATACCAATCCAAGTTGGGAGAGAGCACATCCAAATCGAATGCTTGTTCACAATGGCGAGATTAACACCATTAAGGGCAATGTAGATAAGATGTTAGCTAGAGAGGAGACAATGAGCAGTGTTCATTTTTCTGATGAGGAGATGACGAGTGTGTTTCCAGTAGTTTCTTCTCAGGGATCAGATTCCGCTATGCTTGATAACACTTTAGAATTTTTAGTGATGTCAGGAATGGAACTTCCACTAGCAGCAAGCATTTTAATCCCAGAGCCATGGGCACATAATGATACAATTTCTCAAGAAGTAAGAGACTTCTATCAATATTATGCGACAATGATGGAACCATGGGATGGTCCAGCTTCTATTCTCTATTCAGATGGAGATGTTATGGGAGCAATTCTTGATCGGAATGGTCTCCGCCCTTCTCGCTACTATTTGACGAATGATGACCGCTTAATTTTAAGTTCTGAAGTTGGCGTATTGCCAATAGATGAGTGCAACATTGTGAGAAAGGAAAGACTTCATCCAGGAAAAATTCTTCTTGTCGATACAAAGAAGGGAAGGATTTTTACAGATGAGGAATTAAAGGAAAGGTATGCAACAAAGGAGCCTTATGGCGAGTGGTTAGACATGAATTTGCTCACCATGGACAAAATCAAGATGCCAAATGCAAGGATCAAAAATTTTGAAAAAGAAGATTTCTGTCGCCTATTAAAGTCATTTGGCTACAACTATGAGGAGTACACCGAAGAGATTGAGGCAATGGCCAGAACAGGCAATGAGCTTGTTGGAGCGATGGGAATTGATACGCCACTTGCAGTCCTTTCCAAGGAGTATCAACCATTATTTAGCTATTTTAAACAACTCTTTGCTCAGGTGACCAATCCACCAATTGATTCAATTCGAGAAAAGATCGTCACTTCGATGTCAGTCTATTTGGGAACCAATGGAAATCTTTTGTCAGAACAACCAGAAAATTGCCATGTATTAAAACTAGATAGTCCAATTCTTTCTGACCTTGATTTATTGAGAATTGAAAGTATTCAGGCACCAGGATTTCAAGTGGCCAGGGTTCCGATTACCTATTATAAGAGCACTCCAATGGAGCGTGTTCTAGAGCATCTTTTTGTCGAGGTAGACAAGGTCTATCGAGAGGGTGCTAATATTTTGATTCTTTCTGACCGAGGGGTAGATGAAAATCATGTGGCCATTCCATCTCTACTTGCTGTGGCAGCTGTACACGGACATCTGGTAAGAACGAAAAAGGCGACAGCTATGTCCATTATTTTGGAATCAGGAGAGCCAAGAGTAGTTCATCATTTTGCAACATTGTTGGGATTTGGTGCAAGTGCAGTCAATCCATATTTAGCTCATGCGGCAATTCAAAAGCTGTGCAGGGAGGATTTACTTGAAAAGGATTACTATGCTGCAGTGAGTGACTACGATATGGCAGTTTCTACAGGAATTGTAAAAATTGCGTCAAAAATGGGAATTTCAACGATTCAATCCTATCAGGGTAGCAAGATGTTTGAGGCCATTGGTATTGATCAGAAAGTCATTGATCAATACTTTACCGGAGTAGTCAGTCCTGTTGGAGGAGTTACCCTAGAAGATATTGAAAGGGCTACAGATGAACAACATTCCAAGGCATTTGATCCACTAGGCTTATATGTTGATTTGACAATTGAGAGTAAAGGAATGCATAAGATGCGTTCAGGTGGAGAGGAACATCGCTATAATCCAGCGACCATTCATTTATTGCAAAAATCAACTAGAGATGGAGATTATGAGGAGTTTAAGCAATACACACAGATGGTTGATCGGGAGGAGACAGGATATCTTCGCAGTTTGATGGACTTTGCCTATCCTGAAAAGGGGATAAAACTGGATGAAGTGGAGAGCGTAGAAAACATTGTCAAGAGATTTAAGACAGGTGCGATGTCCTATGGCTCAATTTCTCAAGAAGCCCATGAGGCAATGGCGATTGCAATGAATCGTCTAAAAGGAAAGTCAAACTCTGGTGAAGGCGGCGAGTCCGATGAAAGATTGGAATCTGCAGGCACGGCACATGATCGAAGTTCAGCGATTAAGCAGGTAGCCTCTGGTCGATTTGGTGTGACAAGTAGATACTTGGGATCGGCAAAGGAAATACAAATTAAATTGGCACAGGGAGCAAAACCTGGAGAGGGTGGCCATCTTCCAGCAAAGAAAGTTTATCCATGGGTGGCAAAGACGAGGCATTCTACACCTGGAGTGAGCTTAATTTCACCTCCACCACATCATGATATTTATTCCATTGAGGATCTTGCACAATTAATTTATGATTTAAAAAATGCCAATAAGAGAGCAAGAATTTCTGTCAAATTAGTTAGCGAGGCAGGCGTGGGAACGATTGCTGCTGGTGTAGCCAAGGCAGGGGCACAGGTTGTATTGATTTCTGGCTATGATGGCGGAACAGGAGCAGCACCACTAAGTTCTATTCACAATGCAGGTCTTCCTTGGGAGCTTGGACTTGCAGAGACACATCAGACATTGATTCAAAATGGATTGAGAAAGAGAGTGGTTATTGAGACAGATGGAAAGTTAATGTCAGGAAAGGATGTTGCGATTGCTGCCATTCTTGGTGCAGAGGAGTTTGGATTTGCAACGGCTCCACTGGTCACTTTAGGATGTGTGATGATGAGGGTTTGTAATCTTGACACCTGTCCAATGGGCGTGGCCACACAAAATCCAGAGTTGAGAAAACGCTTTGTTGGAAAGCCAGAATATGTAGAAAACTTTATGAGATTTATTGCCATGGAGCTTCGAGAGTATATGGCAAAACTTGGCGTAAAAACCGTGGATGAGCTTGTGGGAAGAACAGATCTTTTAAAGAAGAAAGAAGAACTTTCTGGTGTAGCAAAGAAAATTGACTTGAGTAAGATCTTATATAGAGAAGAAAATGTCACCTTTGACCCAAGTGCTCAGTATGATTTTAAGCTGGAAAAGACAAAGGATGAAGCTGTCCTTTTAAAAGATAAGGCCGTACTAGAGGCATTAGAAAAGGGAAAGAAGGCAAGAATATCGGCACACATTGGAAATACAGATCGAACATTTGCAACACTGCTTGGTGCTCAACTTACCCGCCTTCATCACAATGGACTGGAGGAAGATACAATCACCATTGACTGCCAGGGGGCAGGTGGACAAAGCTTTGGGGCCTTTATTCCAAAGGGATTGACACTTGATCTGGTAGGTGATGCAAATGACTATCTTGGAAAGGGACTTTCTGGTGGAAAAATTATAGTGAAAGCACCAAAGGATGCAGGATATAATCCACATGAGAATATTATTGTGGGAAATGTTGCTCTCTATGGGGCAACATCAGGAGAGACTTATATTGCAGGTATGGCTGGAGAAAGATTTTGTGTGAGAAATTCAGGTGCGATTGCCGTTGTCGAGGGAGTCGGAGAACATGGCTGCGAGTATATGACAGGTGGTAGAGCTGTAATTTTGGGAACGACAGGAAAGAACTTTGCTGCGGGTATGAGTGGTGGTGTTGCTTATGTCTATGACGAGGACAATAAATTGTATCGAAACCTGAATAAGGGAATGGTCTTGATGGAAAAGATGGAAAATAAGACTGACCGAGAGGAATTAAGAAGTATTCTGGAAAAACATTTGCACTACACAGGTTCAAAAAAGGCAGAGCAGATTTTAGCAAATTTTGAGGAAAATCTCATGAAGTTTAAAAAGATTATTCCAGAAGACTATAAGAAGTTGATTGGCTTGACTGTGATGTATGAAGAGCAGGGAATGAGTAGAGAAGATGCACAAATTGAAGCATTTTATGCTGCGACAGGAAATAAGTAG
- a CDS encoding glutamine synthetase III translates to MRVPEIYGSLVFNDSVMRTKLPKDIYKALKKTIENNTHLELDVANAVAVAMKEWAVEHGATHYTHWFQPLTGTTAEKHDSFISPMENGEVLMGFSGKELIKGEPDASSFPSGGLRATCEARGYTAWDPTSPAFIKDGTLCIPTAFCSYSGEALDKKTPLLRSMDALNKQAVRVLHLIGLTDVNHIITTVGPEQEYFLIDEKDFKKRKDLIFTGRTLLGAPAPKGQEMDDHYFGTLKPRVSEYMKDLDMELWKLGIPAKTKHNEVAPCQHELAPVFDTCNVAVDRNQLTMEMMKKVAKKHGYVCLLHEKPFEGINGSGKHDNWSLCTDTGINLLEPGKTPGDNIKFLVFLAAVVWAVDEYADLMRFSVASAGNDHRLGANEAPPAIISIFLGDELTAVVEAIEKGEFFGKSEKVRMEMGAAVIPHFTRDTTDRNRTSPFAFTGNKFEFRSLGSAASVADPNIILNTAVAEILKRFADQLEKVEGDRSDTIHTLIRDTFANHKRVIFNGNGYSQEWVDEAKKRGLYNFKSTPDVLPVFLEEKNRKLFSEHGIYNQQEIESRHEIKVETYCKTLHIEAKTLVDMLIHEFLPAVSKYTDSIADSILKRRQVSDIPTESDETRMRKLVAGYEELSHLCDELKEEIKVADATNDLLAQARYYHDHVLVLMDDIRLLADKIEEEMPSEFIPYPTYADMLFYV, encoded by the coding sequence ATGAGAGTACCTGAAATTTATGGGAGTTTGGTTTTTAATGACAGCGTGATGAGGACAAAGCTGCCAAAAGATATTTACAAGGCATTAAAAAAGACAATAGAAAATAACACACATTTGGAGCTTGATGTGGCCAATGCAGTTGCAGTTGCAATGAAGGAATGGGCAGTGGAGCATGGAGCAACACATTATACGCATTGGTTTCAACCTCTGACGGGAACCACAGCAGAAAAACATGACAGTTTTATCTCACCGATGGAAAATGGCGAAGTTTTAATGGGATTTTCTGGAAAAGAGCTCATTAAAGGAGAGCCAGATGCCTCCTCTTTTCCATCAGGTGGACTTCGTGCAACTTGTGAGGCCAGAGGATATACAGCTTGGGATCCAACATCACCAGCATTTATTAAGGATGGCACGCTTTGCATTCCAACAGCATTTTGCTCTTATAGTGGGGAGGCATTGGATAAGAAGACACCATTACTTCGCTCAATGGATGCACTCAATAAACAGGCCGTTCGAGTATTGCATTTGATTGGCTTAACAGATGTCAATCATATTATTACAACAGTTGGACCAGAGCAGGAGTATTTTTTAATTGATGAGAAGGATTTTAAGAAAAGAAAGGATCTCATCTTTACAGGAAGAACCTTGCTCGGTGCACCAGCACCAAAGGGGCAGGAAATGGATGATCACTACTTTGGAACTTTAAAGCCAAGAGTTTCAGAGTATATGAAAGACCTAGATATGGAGCTTTGGAAGCTTGGAATCCCAGCAAAAACTAAGCACAATGAGGTGGCACCTTGTCAACATGAGCTTGCACCCGTATTTGATACTTGCAATGTGGCTGTAGATAGAAATCAGCTCACTATGGAAATGATGAAGAAGGTGGCAAAAAAACATGGCTATGTTTGCCTGTTACATGAGAAGCCATTTGAGGGCATTAATGGTTCAGGAAAACATGACAACTGGTCACTATGCACGGATACAGGAATTAATTTATTAGAGCCAGGAAAAACTCCAGGAGATAATATTAAGTTTTTAGTATTTCTTGCTGCAGTTGTTTGGGCTGTGGATGAGTATGCCGATTTAATGAGATTTTCTGTGGCAAGTGCAGGAAATGACCATAGATTGGGTGCAAATGAGGCACCTCCAGCGATTATTTCTATCTTCCTAGGTGATGAGCTCACCGCCGTTGTGGAAGCCATTGAAAAAGGTGAGTTTTTTGGAAAGAGCGAGAAGGTGAGAATGGAAATGGGAGCAGCGGTTATCCCTCATTTTACACGAGATACAACAGATAGAAATCGAACCTCACCATTTGCCTTTACAGGAAATAAGTTTGAATTTCGTTCTCTTGGATCAGCTGCTTCTGTTGCAGATCCAAATATTATTTTAAATACAGCAGTGGCTGAAATTTTAAAAAGATTTGCAGATCAATTGGAAAAGGTGGAGGGTGATCGAAGTGACACCATTCATACATTGATTCGAGACACCTTTGCAAATCACAAGAGAGTCATTTTTAATGGCAATGGCTATTCTCAAGAGTGGGTGGATGAGGCAAAAAAGAGAGGGCTGTATAATTTTAAATCCACACCGGATGTATTGCCTGTATTTTTGGAAGAGAAGAATCGGAAATTATTTAGTGAACATGGAATTTATAATCAGCAAGAGATTGAATCAAGACATGAAATTAAGGTGGAAACTTATTGCAAAACTTTGCACATTGAGGCCAAGACTTTGGTGGATATGTTAATTCATGAATTTTTGCCAGCAGTTTCTAAATATACCGATAGCATTGCTGATAGTATTTTAAAGAGAAGACAAGTCTCAGATATTCCTACAGAGTCTGACGAGACAAGAATGAGAAAATTGGTTGCGGGCTATGAGGAGCTTTCCCATCTTTGTGATGAATTGAAGGAAGAGATTAAGGTTGCCGATGCCACAAATGACTTGCTAGCTCAGGCCAGATACTATCATGACCATGTCTTAGTGCTGATGGATGATATTCGATTGCTTGCAGATAAGATTGAAGAAGAGATGCCAAGTGAGTTTATTCCATATCCAACATATGCCGATATGTTGTTTTATGTGTAA